A stretch of DNA from Pseudonocardia hierapolitana:
CGCCGAGGCCGTCGCGGAGCTGGCGCGCGACGCGGGCGCGGCGGACGTGACGATCATCGCGGCCGACGGTGGTGCCCCGGCCGTCGTCGCGCGTTTCCCCGGCCCGGCCGGCACGCCCACGGTGCTGCTCTACGCCCACCACGACGTGCAGCCCACCGGTGGTGACGAGTTCTGGACCACCCCGCCGTTCGAACCGACGGAGCGCAACGGCCGCCTCTACGGCCGCGGCGCCGCCGACGACAAGGCCGGCGTGATGACCCACCTCGCCGTGCTGCGGGCCTACGGTGGCCGCCCGCCGGTCGGGGTCACCCTGTTCGTCGAGGGCGAGGAGGAGACCGGCTCGCCCACGCTCCCCGCGCTGCTGCGCAGCCACCACGAGCTGCTGGCGTGCGACGTCATCGTGATCGCCGACGCCGCCAACCCCGCGGTCGACGTCCCGGCGCTCACCACGAGCCTCCGCGGGCTGGTCGACGTCACGGTCGAGGTCGCGATGCTGGAGCGGCCTGCGCACTCCGGGGTCTACGGCGGCCCGGTCGGCGACGCTCTCACCGCGCTGTGCCGCACGCTCGCGACGCTGCACGACGCCGACGGCGAGGTCGCCGTGGCGGGGCTCGTGCACGGCACCTCCGAGGCCCCGGACGTCGACGAGGCCGTGTTCCGCTCCGACGTCGGCCTGCTCGACGGTGTGCAGCTGATCGGCAGCGGCACGATCCCGACGCGCGCGTGGGCGAAGCCCGCCGTCGCCGTGCTCGGGATCGACGCCCCGCGGGTGGCCGAGTCGTCGAACGTGCTGCTGCCGAGGGCCAGGGCACGCGTCGGCATGCGGCTCGCGCCCGGCGACGACGCGGTCAAGGCACAGCGCGCCCTCGCCGACCACCTCGAGGCCAACGTGCCGTGGGGCGCCCACGTCACCGTCACGCCCGAACCGGGGATCGCCGAACCGTTCACGATCGAGGCCGCCGGCACCGCGTACGACGCGGCCCGGCGCGCCTTCACCGAGGCCTACGGCAACCCGGCGGTGGAGACCGGCATCGGGGGCTCGATCCCGTTCATCGCGGAGTTCGCCCGCCAGTTCCCCGGTGCAGCCGTGCTGGTGACCGGCGTCGGCGATCCGGCGAGCCGCTGGCACGGCATCGACGAGAGCCTCGACCTCGCGATGTTCGGCCGCGCCGTGCTGGCGGAGGCGTTGATGCTGGCCGAGCTCGCAGGCGAGTAGCCGCGGAATGGGCGGGAATCCGGTCGGCCGGCTGTTCGACGAGGTGCCGGCCCTGTACGACAGGGTCCGTCCCGGATACCCCGACGAGCTCTTCGCGGACCTCGCGACCATCACCGGCGTCGACGAGCAGGCCACGGTGCTCGAGGTGGGGTGCGGCACCGGCCAGGCGACGCGCTCGCTGGCACGGCTCGGATGTTCGGTGACGGCCGTCGAGCCGGGAGCGGGGATGGCCGCGCTCGCCCGGGAACGGCTCGCTGACGTCCCCGGCGTCGACGTCGAGACGTCGACGTTCGAGGAGTGGGACGACCGCGGCCGCCGCTACAACCTCCTTGTGGCTGCGTCGTCATGGCACTGGGTCGACCCCTCGGTCGGCTGGCAGCGGGCCCACGGTGTGCTCGACGCCCGGGGGTGGATCGCCCTGCTCGGCCACGTCGTCGTCCGAAGGCCCGGCGAGCCGGAGGTGTACGCCGAGACCGCCGATCTCCACGAACGGTTCTCCCCCGGGAATCCCGGCTGGGGTCATCCGCCGCTCGAGGAGGACGTGCGCGCGACCGACGAGGGTTGGGGCGTCGTCGACGATCCCGGCGATCCCGCCGGCCTGTTCGGTCCACCCGCGGTGCGCTGGTACCCGACCGTCCAGTGGTTCGACGGGGCCGGTTTCGCCGATCTCCTTCGCTCCCAGTCGCTGTACCGGCGCCTCGAACCCGACGTCCGCGAGCCCTTGCTCGACGCGGTCGCCGAGCGCGTCCGCACGCGGATGGGCGACCGGGTTCCCCGTCGCTACCTGAGCGTCCTCCGTGCCGGACAGCGCATCGAATGGGCTGACGGCCGCGTCGTCAGGCGGGGATGAGCTCCGCGCTTCGGCCGGAGTGCGTGTGCGGTGGTGGTGTCGATTCCCGGGCCGCCCGTTCGACGTCCCACCGAACGCGGCACCGCTCCCGTGCCGCCCGGACGAGGAGGAACTGTGCGTGAGCTGCAGGTCGACATGTTCAGCACCGTCGACGGGTTCGGTTCCAGCAAGCCGACGCGGGCGGAACCGTACTGGGGCTACGGAACCCCCGGACTGTTCGATTGGATGCACGCCCAGCTCGCCGAGGACCACGTCATGCTGATGGGCGCGACGTCGTACCGGCTGATGTCCGAGATCGTCGCGAACGGCGACGACCCGACGTTCCCACGGATGGCCGAGCTCCCCAAGATCGTGTTCTCGAAGACGCTCACGCCGCCGCTGACGTGGGCCAACACGACGATCGTCGACGAGCCGGTCGAGACCGCGGTGCCCGCGTTGAAGGCGATGGCCGACGGGCTGCCGATGCGCACCATCGGCAGCGTCTCCCTGGTGCGCAGCCTCTTCCGGCTCGGCCTGGTCGACCGGGTCCGGGTGATGGTCTTCCCGACGATCCGCGGCACCACCGGTGAGGGTCCGGTGTTCGCCGGACTTCCCGACGTCGATCTTCGCCTCGGCGGCACCACGGTGATCGACGACCGTCTCGTCCTGCTCGACTACCAGGTGTGCGCCTGATCCGGCCCGGCGCAGCACGTTTGCTCTGTTCGCGGGCTTCCGGCCGGTCCCGTCCGGGCTAGCGTGGTTCGTGGCGTCGGTCCCAGAGTCCCCCGGGCCACGCCGCAGTGCTGCCGGCCGGGCACCGTCCCCTCTCGACCCGGTCGGCAGCGTGGCTCCCGGTCCGGCCGTTCCACACCTGGACGGCGCGTACCCCGCATCGCTAATCTCACCCTGCGGTGAAACCCCAGACCCCGGTTGCCCGCCATCAGAGCGTCGTGCCGTTGCCGGGGGCGAATGCTCGCGCACAGCGAGCCATCGACCGTGACAGGGAGCAGGCGCGCGCGGCAGCGTGACAGTTCGCCCGGGGGACCGGGAATCTGCACGGTAGCCCTGGCCCTTGAGGGGAGGCTGCGGGTCGCCGGCAGGCGTCGAGCCTCGCCCGGTCACCGACCGGGCGAGGCCCGATGGCCGCAGACCGTGCCGACCGGCCCACTGCCGCCGTCGGTACGGCAGGGGCCGGTCGTGCAGCGCGGGACTCCCCTCCCGGGTCCCCCAACCCGGCCCGCGCTGTCACTGACGTTAGGCCGCTCGCCGCGTCACCGGATCGGTCGAAAGGTTGATCCTCACCCATCCTTCGGACGGAGCCCGTCCCGGATCACCGCGAGCAGCCGGTGCCGGACGTCCGGGTCGGGGTCGGTGCGCACGGCGTGCAGCAGGCCCTTGAGCAGTGCGATCAGGTCGCTGACGGTCACGTCCCGGCGGACACCACCGGCCTCCTGCGCCTTCGCGAGGAGGACACCGAGCGCGTCGTGCATGTCGGCGACCACCGCCGCCACGGCGTCCGTCCCCGCGCCGGCGAACGCGTCGGGGAGGTCGCGTTTGGTGAAGGCCTGTTCCGCCAGCCGGTCGAGGAAGCCGCCGAAGGCGAGGTCCGGGTCGGCGGCCTCGGCCCGTGCACGGGCGTCGGCGGCGAGCTCCTCGACGTTCGCCACCGACACCGCCTCGAACAGCGCCTCCTTCGTCGGGAAGTGCCGGTAGACGGTCCCGGGGCCGACCCCCGCGGCAGCGGCGATCTCGTCGAGCGGCACCGCGTAGCCCTGCTCGGCGAATGCACGCCGCGCGGCGTCGAGAACGCGCTCGCGGTTGCGGCGGGCGTCCGCGCGCAGGCTCCGCTCAGGCATGGCGCTTGCTAACCGGGGCGCGCGTTCCGTATCTTCTAAGCGGGGTCACCGTTCCGATTCTAGTTCCGATCCAGGGAGGATCACATGAGCCGCAGCCCGCGCGAGGTCGTCGAGGACGTGCGCCGGATGGTCGCCGGGGAAGGCGTGGTCTTCGGCGACCTCTTCGCCGCCGACGGCGTCCTGCGCTACCCCTTCGCTCCCCCCGGGATGCCTCGCGAGATGAAAGGCCGCGACACCATCCGCGAGTACCACCGCGCCGCGTCCGCCCGGCGGTCGCTGCTCGAGGTCGAGGGCGTCGACATGATCGTGCGGGACACCGACGACCCGGAGGTCGTCGTCGTCGAGATCGAGCACCACGGCTATTCGCACGGATCGGGCGGCCCGTACCGCTTCCGCGCGCTCGGCGTCGTCCGCGTGCGCGACGGGGAGATCGTGGAGTACGACGACTACATGGACTCGATCGCGATGGCGGCGCTGCTCGGGCGCACGCAGGACCTGGTCGCCGCCCTCTCCGCGGCCTGACCGCTCACAGCCGGCGGGCCGACTCCCACAGCTGGGCCCACGGCACCCGCCGCCCCTCCAGCAGGTAGATCGGGGTGCCCTGCGCGAGGTTCGCGACGCGCTCGTCGTTGTCCAGCCGGCCGATCCAGGTGCCGGTCCGGAACGCGCCGATGATCGCCGTCGGGTCGCCGACGAACACGACGGCACCCGACTCCTCCGGCGGCGTACCGAACCAGGCCGCACCGCGGCTGAAGCTGAACGAAGGCAACTCCGGTGCGAACTTCTGGACGGCCGAGTAGCTCCAGTAGTCCCCCGTGACGACCACGGCGTCGCGTGCCACGTCCGGCGGCAGCGCCCGGCAGGCCGCCTGGACGTCGGCGACCATCGCGGGCCAGCCGATCTCGTCGCGCTGGAAGTTGCCGATCTGGAGCGGCTGGTCGGCGTGCATCGATGCCGGCTGGACCGGCAGCACGTTCACCACCAGGAGCGCTCCCGCCGTCAGGGCGTACGCCGGCCACGTAGTCGTCCAGCGCCACCAGGCGGCGGGGCGCACCTGCTCCACGCGTGCCGCCCCGGCGGCCCACAACAGCGGCAGCACGCCTGCGATGTAGTACGGGCGCCCGCCCGCGACCATGAACAGCAGGGCGACACCCAGTGCCGTGACGCCGAGGAAGCGGTGCTCGGGAACCCGGAGCAGCCGCACGACGCCGATCACGCCCAGCACCGAGCCGACCAGCAGCCCGGATGCGAAGAACCCGAGCGGCAGGAACCCGATCATCCCGCCGGCATAGACGCTCTCCTCGGCCACGACCCGGCCCATCTCCAGCTGCGGCCAGCCGTTGCGGGCCTGCCAGACGAGCGTCGGGATCGTGGCGAGCACCGCGATCCCGGCGCCTGCCCAGAGCGCACGCCTGCGCAGCAGCTCGCGCGGCCCGCAGAACCACGCGGCGACGATCGCGACCGCCCACAGCGCGACGATCAGGAACTTCGCCTGCAGCCCGACGGCGGTGACGATCCCCGCGGCGAGCAGCAGCCCGTCCGACCGGGTACGGACCCAGCGCACCAGCAGGTACGTCACCGCGATCCAGGCGACCGGGTCGAGTGTGGACGTGGCGAGCAGGTGGCCGGTTGCCAGGAACCCTGGCGAGACCGCCACCGCGCCCGCCGCCAGCAGCTGGGCCCGCCTGGCGCCGCCGAACTCCCGCGCCAGCAGCGCGGCGAGCACCACCGCCGTGACGATCGCGAGCGTCGCCGGGATCCGCAACACCGCCACCGAACCAGGGGCGATCGTGTCCATCAGCAGCGCGATCAGCGGCAGCAGCGGCGGCTGGTCGGCGTACCCCCAGTCCAGGTGGTGACCTGCCGCGACGAAGTACAGCTCGTCGCCGAAGTAGCCGTACTGCCCGCTCACGGCCGTCAGCACGACACCCACCGCGACGGCCACCGCACCCACCGCCCCACGACTGAACGCGGGCAGCACCCGCACCGGTACCTGCTGTTCGACCGTCACCCGATCAACGCTAGGGCCCGACCCACGTGGCACGGGTCGATCGATCGGTTGACCCCGGCGTCCACCGCACGCCTGCGCCGGGTGACCTGGACCTCGTCCCGACAGGGGCCCGACGCGCCGCACAGAACGATCGTGCCGAGCAACGAGCCCTTCACGACCCGGCGAGGGTCGCCAGCACCGGGGCCACCTTCTCCGGGCGGGAGCGGAGCTCCGCGCTCATCTCCACGTGCGCGAAGGGGAGGCCGGCCCGCGCGGCCGCCCGGCCCTGCACGTTCGTGCGGCCCTCCAGCTCGCTGCAGCTGCCTGCCCAGGCTCGGCACATCTGCACCCCCGACTCCTCCAGCCGGTCCGCGAGCGCCCGCACCGCAGGCGCCGGGTCGTCCGGGCCGCCGCCGAGCACGATGTCCGCGTCGAGGTCGTCGCGCGCGCCGAAGCCGTGCAGCTGCAGCTGCGGGAGCCGCAGCCGGGTGCTCAGGTCCACCGCCACGGCGTGGAAGAGCGAGTCCTGCTGGTGCGCGACGTCGGCCCGCTCGTCGTCGGCCCTGCGGTGCGCCCCGGCCTGCAGGTACACCGCGTCCGGCACCGCGGAGAGCACGGCCAGCCCGACGTCCTCGGTGTCGTAGTCGGCGTTCGGGTGCGGCACCTCGACGAGCAGCCGCGGCGTCCGGCCCAGCGGGAGCGCGATCAGACCCCACGATCGCTCCGATGCCGGGTCGCTGCGTGCCACGAGGAACTCGGCACCCTCCTCGTTCGGAGCCGTTCCGACGGTGAACCCGGCGCCCTCCAGCACGCCACGGGCTGCACCGTCCGACCCGGACGCGACCAGCGCCGCCACCGCCCCGACCACCGCGTCCCGCTCGACTGGTTCCGGCGGGCGGTAGGGACCGCGCGGGCTGAGCCGGTCGGTGAGGTCCCGGACCTGCTGCTCCAGCGTCGGCGGGTCGGGCGGTGTCGCGCGGGGCGTCACCACGGTCATGAGCACGGTCATGAGCGCCGCCACCGCGGCGATCGCGAGCACCACGAGCACGCCGATCATGACTCCCGTCCGGCTCACAGCCGCTTCGCCGCCCGGAACGACCTGGCGTAGTGGCCGCCGTCGTCGAGCACGGACGTGCCGCCGAGGTCACCGAGGGTCGGACCGTCGGCCCGGCGCCTGCTCGACACGAAGCGCGGCTGCCCACGGTCGTCGCGCCCGAGGTAGACCGCGACGTGGTCCATGCGACGGTCCGGCGCCTCGTCGAGGTCGAAGAACAGCAGGTCGCCCGCCTGCAACGCACCCACGTTCGTCGGCGGGACGCCGGTGTCGGGCAGGACGACGGTGCCGGGGCCGACCTCCGCCATCGCCCGCGCGCGCCGGGGCAGCCCTGCACCGGGCTTCTCGGTGGCGAGCAGTGGATATCCCGCGCGGTAGCCGTAGACGAGCCGGACGAAGCCGGAACAGTCCACCGCTCCGTAGCGCTCGGGGTCCGGCCTGCGCGCCTGCTTGTCGGGAAAGCGCCAGCCGATTCCGAGGTAGTCGTAGAAGTCGGAGTTCTCGGGGGACGGACCACCGTTCGGGCCGGGCGGTCCGAACCGCGCGTCTCCGCCCTTCCGCACGCCCTCCGCGTCGCGTTGCTCCGGAGCACCGTCCAGGTACTCCGCGGCCGACGCCAGCACGTCGGGCGCGGTGCTGCCCAGGTTCTCCTGCAGCCACGGACGGAACCACGGCTCGTCCTCCGCGCCCGCTCGCCACTCGTGGGGCATGAGCCGCACCCAGACCCTGGTGGTCACCGGAGCGCCGCCGAACTGCGGCTCGGCGAAGGTGCGCTGCGGCCCGTCGATGGTGGCGGTGCGGGCGCCGTCGGTGAGGGTGGCCAGCACGGTTCCGGCGGTGTCGACCACGGTGGTGCCCGCAGGCGCGTCCCGGCGCAGGAAGCGCAGGTCGGCCGAGGCGGACGCCACCCGCGACGGCGCCGCGCCGGGCGCCGTCGGCTCGCCCCGCAGCTGGCCGACGGCGATCCCGGTGGCGCCCACCGCCACCGCCAGCACGCCCATGAGGATGCGTCGGGCCCTGAGCGTGCTCACAGGGCCGTCACCGCCCCGAGCACCAGCCCGCTGGCCAGGACCCCGTAGCTGGCGAGGCTCACGGCCGACGTGGC
This window harbors:
- a CDS encoding class I SAM-dependent methyltransferase; amino-acid sequence: MGGNPVGRLFDEVPALYDRVRPGYPDELFADLATITGVDEQATVLEVGCGTGQATRSLARLGCSVTAVEPGAGMAALARERLADVPGVDVETSTFEEWDDRGRRYNLLVAASSWHWVDPSVGWQRAHGVLDARGWIALLGHVVVRRPGEPEVYAETADLHERFSPGNPGWGHPPLEEDVRATDEGWGVVDDPGDPAGLFGPPAVRWYPTVQWFDGAGFADLLRSQSLYRRLEPDVREPLLDAVAERVRTRMGDRVPRRYLSVLRAGQRIEWADGRVVRRG
- a CDS encoding glycosyltransferase family 39 protein, encoding MTVEQQVPVRVLPAFSRGAVGAVAVAVGVVLTAVSGQYGYFGDELYFVAAGHHLDWGYADQPPLLPLIALLMDTIAPGSVAVLRIPATLAIVTAVVLAALLAREFGGARRAQLLAAGAVAVSPGFLATGHLLATSTLDPVAWIAVTYLLVRWVRTRSDGLLLAAGIVTAVGLQAKFLIVALWAVAIVAAWFCGPRELLRRRALWAGAGIAVLATIPTLVWQARNGWPQLEMGRVVAEESVYAGGMIGFLPLGFFASGLLVGSVLGVIGVVRLLRVPEHRFLGVTALGVALLFMVAGGRPYYIAGVLPLLWAAGAARVEQVRPAAWWRWTTTWPAYALTAGALLVVNVLPVQPASMHADQPLQIGNFQRDEIGWPAMVADVQAACRALPPDVARDAVVVTGDYWSYSAVQKFAPELPSFSFSRGAAWFGTPPEESGAVVFVGDPTAIIGAFRTGTWIGRLDNDERVANLAQGTPIYLLEGRRVPWAQLWESARRL
- a CDS encoding nuclear transport factor 2 family protein, yielding MSRSPREVVEDVRRMVAGEGVVFGDLFAADGVLRYPFAPPGMPREMKGRDTIREYHRAASARRSLLEVEGVDMIVRDTDDPEVVVVEIEHHGYSHGSGGPYRFRALGVVRVRDGEIVEYDDYMDSIAMAALLGRTQDLVAALSAA
- a CDS encoding dihydrofolate reductase family protein, coding for MRELQVDMFSTVDGFGSSKPTRAEPYWGYGTPGLFDWMHAQLAEDHVMLMGATSYRLMSEIVANGDDPTFPRMAELPKIVFSKTLTPPLTWANTTIVDEPVETAVPALKAMADGLPMRTIGSVSLVRSLFRLGLVDRVRVMVFPTIRGTTGEGPVFAGLPDVDLRLGGTTVIDDRLVLLDYQVCA
- a CDS encoding TetR/AcrR family transcriptional regulator; translation: MPERSLRADARRNRERVLDAARRAFAEQGYAVPLDEIAAAAGVGPGTVYRHFPTKEALFEAVSVANVEELAADARARAEAADPDLAFGGFLDRLAEQAFTKRDLPDAFAGAGTDAVAAVVADMHDALGVLLAKAQEAGGVRRDVTVSDLIALLKGLLHAVRTDPDPDVRHRLLAVIRDGLRPKDG
- a CDS encoding NlpC/P60 family protein → MSTLRARRILMGVLAVAVGATGIAVGQLRGEPTAPGAAPSRVASASADLRFLRRDAPAGTTVVDTAGTVLATLTDGARTATIDGPQRTFAEPQFGGAPVTTRVWVRLMPHEWRAGAEDEPWFRPWLQENLGSTAPDVLASAAEYLDGAPEQRDAEGVRKGGDARFGPPGPNGGPSPENSDFYDYLGIGWRFPDKQARRPDPERYGAVDCSGFVRLVYGYRAGYPLLATEKPGAGLPRRARAMAEVGPGTVVLPDTGVPPTNVGALQAGDLLFFDLDEAPDRRMDHVAVYLGRDDRGQPRFVSSRRRADGPTLGDLGGTSVLDDGGHYARSFRAAKRL
- a CDS encoding dipeptidase, translating into MSEQSVAASVAAVLPGARADLERLVRIPSIWADPGHADDTRRSAEAVAELARDAGAADVTIIAADGGAPAVVARFPGPAGTPTVLLYAHHDVQPTGGDEFWTTPPFEPTERNGRLYGRGAADDKAGVMTHLAVLRAYGGRPPVGVTLFVEGEEETGSPTLPALLRSHHELLACDVIVIADAANPAVDVPALTTSLRGLVDVTVEVAMLERPAHSGVYGGPVGDALTALCRTLATLHDADGEVAVAGLVHGTSEAPDVDEAVFRSDVGLLDGVQLIGSGTIPTRAWAKPAVAVLGIDAPRVAESSNVLLPRARARVGMRLAPGDDAVKAQRALADHLEANVPWGAHVTVTPEPGIAEPFTIEAAGTAYDAARRAFTEAYGNPAVETGIGGSIPFIAEFARQFPGAAVLVTGVGDPASRWHGIDESLDLAMFGRAVLAEALMLAELAGE